The nucleotide sequence GCATCCGCAACAATTGAGCCCATGATGAGCGCCACCAGCACCCTCGCCATGACGCATCTCGTCCCGCTCGCCAAGGACCTGGACGAGAACAAGGTGACCCCGGGCGTCCTCGGCTTCATCGTCTTCGCCGTGATCGGCGCGGCGGTGTGGCTGCTGATGAAGTCCATGAACAAGCACATGAAGCGGGTGAACTTCGAGGAGGGGCCGGAGCCCGGCAAGACTCCGGCGACGGCCTCCGCCGAAGGCACCAAGGGCGAGGAGCGCACGGCCTGAAACCCTGGCCGGGCCCGACCGCGTGCCCCGCGCGAGCGGGGCCTCACGGCCCGGCCGACGGGATCTCGCATATCCCGGCCCCCTCTCCGCGCTCTCTGCGCTCTTCGTGGCTAGCCGCGAGGCTCCGGCAGGACGGCCATGACCTCGCGCGAGTGGCGGCTCGGCACCATGCCGAGCTGCCATGCCTGCCACCCCGTTTCCGGCTCGACGCCGCGCTCCAGCACCAGCGCGAACGCCTCCGCGCACCCCTCCAGCCGGGAATCCCCCGCCGTGCCCTCCTCGCGCATCTCCCGCGCCAGCTCCGCCAGCTCTTCCTGGGCCACCGCCGTGCCGATGACCGAACCGCCCGCGGAGGCGAACGGCAGCAGGGTGCAGCGCAGGAACCGGGCCCAGGAGCGGCCGCGCCGGTCCCCGTACCCCGCGAACAGCCCGGCCGCCTCGTCCACCAGCTCCAGTGCCTGCGTCGCCTTGCCGTTTCCCGCGTCGATCACCGCCAGCTCGACGCAGGACCATGCCTCGCCATGGGCCACGCCCACCCGCCGGAAGTCATGCCGCGCGTCCTGGAGCAGCTGCCGGGCGAAGCCGCTGTTGCGCAGCGAGCCCGTCTGCGCCGCCCGCAGATCACGGGTGACCCGTGCCGAATGATGACGGGAACACGCCAGCCCGTACACATCCCGCATCCGGTTGAACATCAGGCGGGCCCGCTCCAGCTCGCGCAGCGCCGAATCATGGTCGCCGCGCTCCTCCAGCGCCTGGCCCAGGTAGTACAGCGTCCATGCCTCACCGCGCGCGTCCTCGTTCTCCCGGTGGCGGGAGAGGGCCTGGCGCAACTGGTCGACGGCCGCCGACGCCTCCCCGGCCACCAGCCGGGCCCGGGCGAGCTGGGTGAGCGCCCATGCCTCGCCGCGCTGGTCATGGGTGCGGCTGTAGGCGTCCAGCGCGCCCCGCAGCTCGGCCTCGGCGCGCGGTACATCGCCCATCCGCAGACATGTCTGGCCGAGCTGGAAGTGCGCCCACGCCTGGCCGTGCAGGCTCTCGCTCTCCTGATGCAGCTCCAGGGCCGCGTCCAGCAGCTCCAGCGCCTCGGCCAGCCCGCCTCGGTCGCGCTCCACCGCCGCCAGGGCGTGCATCGTCCAGCCCCGGTCACCGCGCAGCTCCTCGGCCTGCTGGAGCTCCAGCGCCTCGCGCAGCTTGGCCGCCGCCTCCCCGAGATTGCCCTGGTGATGCAGGGTGATGCCGAGACTGCACAGGGCACGGGCCGCGCCCGCCTGGTGCTGCGCCTCGAAATACAGGTCCACCACCGAGGACAGCGTGGTGCGCGCCTGGTCCAGCTCGCCGAGCTGGCGGGCCGCGATACCGGTGCGCCATTGCACGGACCGCATCAGCAGGCCCTGGTCCACGGCCTGGGTGAGCTCGCTGATCTCGCCCAGCCGGTAGAGATCGCCGCGCAGCAGGCAGTAGTCGCACAGCGCGCCCAGCAGATGCAGCACCACGGACTGGTCCACGCCCTCCGCATGGCGCAGCGCGGCGGTGATGAAGCTCGATTCGTCGTCCAGCCAGCGCAGCGCCGCGTCCAGCGAGGTGAAGCCATGGCCGCCCGCCGCGCCCTTGCCGAACATATCGGCACGGGTGGATGTCTTGCCGTCGACCAGCCGGATCACCGAATCCGCGAGCTCGGCATAGCTGCGGATCAGCCGCTCCTGCGCGGCGGTGCGCTGCTCCGGCTGCTCCTCGTCGAGCAGCCGGGCATGGGCGAAGGAGCGCACCAGGTCATGGAGGCGGTAGCGGCTGCCACGCACATGCTGGATCAGCCCGGCCCGGCCGAGCGCCTCCAGATGGCGGCCGGCCTCCTGCTCATCGGTGCCCAGCAGCGCCGCGGCCGCCGCGCCGCCCAGGCTGGCCCGCCCGGCCAGCGCCAGCCGGCGCAGCAGCTTCCGGGCGCCGTCCTGCTGGTCGGTGTAGCGCAGCCACAGGGCGCGCTCGATCGCGCCCACCGGGCCGTACGCCTCCAGCTCGGTGACCAGGGCGGCGGGGGTGCGGGGGCCGAGCGAGGAGCCCGCGATCCGCAGCGCCAGCGGCAGTCGCCCGCACAGCTCGGCGATCCGCTCCACGGACTGCCCGTCATAGGGGCCCGCCCCGGTGGGCTCCTCGGCTGAGGTCCGCAGCAGCTCCTCGGCGCCCGGCTCGTCCAGCGGGCCCACCTCCATCCGGTGCACCCGGGCGGCGAGGTCGGCCGGCAGATCGAGCGGAGTGCGCGAGGTGATCAGGACCAGGCTGTCGGACCGCTCCGGGATCAGCGTGCGCACCTGCTCGGCGTCGTGGGCGTCATCCAGCACGATGGTGACCGGCAGCCCGGTCAGATACTGGTGGTACAGCTCGGTGAGCCGTCTGATGTGCTGGTCCTGCGAGGACCGCTCGCGGAAGAGCAGCTGGTCGCGGGGTGCGCCGAGCCGGTTCAGCAGATGCAGCAGCGCGTCACGGGTGGGCAGTGGGGCCTGCTCGGGGCTGTCGCCGCGCAAGTCGACCAGGCACGCACCGCGGAACTGATCGCGCAGATGGTGGGCCGCCCGCACGGCCAGCATGGTCCGGCCGGAGCCCGGCGGACCCTCCAGCAGCACCACCGTGGGCTGGGTCTCGGTGGACGCACGACCCTGCTGCACCCACTGTGTGATCTGGGTGAGCTGCGCCCGGCGCCCGGCGAACGGGCCCTCCGCCTCGGGGAGATGGGCGAAGGACTGCTCCAGCACGGTGCGCCTGCGGGCCGCCTGGCTGCGGTCCGCACCGCGCAGCCTCGGCACCTGACCGGTGGCGGAGGAGGTGGAGCGCTTGGCCGAACCGCCGCCCTGGCGGGTGGCGGCCGAGGTCA is from Streptomyces hygroscopicus and encodes:
- a CDS encoding regulatory protein, producing MPGSLAVLRDSHRTEVERLLSRAVEEEVRRSGGRTDGGVLLSRARGALDEMAATAAEEYGAYVLALDESDAGSRPLSERLSRGQLGTPALAATVAAAAAFGADLTYGTSAGTALGAGVTAAVAGSAAAVVKLTARHWPAAHRQAALRNQPGGPEQLRLQWLTAVEVRGIRPFIDQHRMTSAATRQGGGSAKRSTSSATGQVPRLRGADRSQAARRRTVLEQSFAHLPEAEGPFAGRRAQLTQITQWVQQGRASTETQPTVVLLEGPPGSGRTMLAVRAAHHLRDQFRGACLVDLRGDSPEQAPLPTRDALLHLLNRLGAPRDQLLFRERSSQDQHIRRLTELYHQYLTGLPVTIVLDDAHDAEQVRTLIPERSDSLVLITSRTPLDLPADLAARVHRMEVGPLDEPGAEELLRTSAEEPTGAGPYDGQSVERIAELCGRLPLALRIAGSSLGPRTPAALVTELEAYGPVGAIERALWLRYTDQQDGARKLLRRLALAGRASLGGAAAAALLGTDEQEAGRHLEALGRAGLIQHVRGSRYRLHDLVRSFAHARLLDEEQPEQRTAAQERLIRSYAELADSVIRLVDGKTSTRADMFGKGAAGGHGFTSLDAALRWLDDESSFITAALRHAEGVDQSVVLHLLGALCDYCLLRGDLYRLGEISELTQAVDQGLLMRSVQWRTGIAARQLGELDQARTTLSSVVDLYFEAQHQAGAARALCSLGITLHHQGNLGEAAAKLREALELQQAEELRGDRGWTMHALAAVERDRGGLAEALELLDAALELHQESESLHGQAWAHFQLGQTCLRMGDVPRAEAELRGALDAYSRTHDQRGEAWALTQLARARLVAGEASAAVDQLRQALSRHRENEDARGEAWTLYYLGQALEERGDHDSALRELERARLMFNRMRDVYGLACSRHHSARVTRDLRAAQTGSLRNSGFARQLLQDARHDFRRVGVAHGEAWSCVELAVIDAGNGKATQALELVDEAAGLFAGYGDRRGRSWARFLRCTLLPFASAGGSVIGTAVAQEELAELAREMREEGTAGDSRLEGCAEAFALVLERGVEPETGWQAWQLGMVPSRHSREVMAVLPEPRG
- a CDS encoding membrane protein, producing the protein MSATSTLAMTHLVPLAKDLDENKVTPGVLGFIVFAVIGAAVWLLMKSMNKHMKRVNFEEGPEPGKTPATASAEGTKGEERTA